tgtcatGTTAAATTAAGATTGCTTTACTAAGATTGGTCCAGCTGGACGCTACATGGGAAGAGCTCAGTGGCTCGTGGGGGGGTTGCCACGTCCACAGCGAGGGTTGTTCACTTGCGTGATTTCAAATTGCGATCCGTTCCCATGAAAACGTTCTCTGCATTCACGCTTCACCAAAGTAATTAAATTATTTCTACTTAAATGTGTGGTTTAAAATGCTTTAGCAAATTCAATAATTAATGAATGTCTGCATGCGTAGAGTATGCATGCATAAACACGTCACTCTACAGAGGACGCCTTATTAAAAGGACTTCCCTGTCCAAAATAAATTCACTGTTGGTCAGTTGGATAATCTCAGTGTAGAGAAGAGTGCAGTCAGCATCATTCTTTCACCGTACAGTTGTGAAAAGAAAATACTAGCCACTCTGTGACTGATTCATTGTCGGCttagcaaaaacaaaagacacttCAGGCACCTTCGGCTCAtgaaaattgttttttattgttatacCACCTGCCATGTAAGTGAATAAAATGAACAAGAAGTCACCAAATCAGCCTGTAATGAGAGGCAAAGGCGCTGAAGAGTGGCATCAAATTAATATTGCAATTAATTAACAACTAGATTAATTACAACTAATCAACAACTAcagttgtagttttttttttactaaagtaAAGACTTTCTAACCTTGGCGTGGTCGATGCGGACAGACAGCTCTTTGGAGGCGAAGCCGCCGAAGATGAGGCTGTGCGGGGCGCCGATCCGGGCGCAGGCCAACATGGCGAACATGGCCTGAGGCACCATGGGCATGTAGATGACAACCAGATCGCCTTTCCTCACACCATTCTTTACCAAGACTCCTGCTAACCTGGACACCTGGAACGCGATACAGAGGACGTAATGGCACGAAGTGCAATTTGACCAAAACGTAAATAGATTCATTTTTAGATAATTTGTCATAAACctgtgacagtaaaaaaaaaaattttctAGTCTAGCACCGGTATATGTGAAGAAATGTGTAATCTTCGCAGTCCAAATCCAGCAATAATCAAGTGACTAATCCGGATTGTTTTTCTGTTGAGATCTGTGGTTTCATCCTGTAACGTTAACACTCGCCTGGTGCTGAAGTTCCCTGAATGTGATGAGACGTTTCGTTCCAGTCACCGGGCTGTCGTAAATGACGGCAGGCTGCTCTCCACGGCCACTTTCCACATGTCGGTCCACGGCGTTGTAACACATGTTCGTTTTCCCACCAACAAACCTGAGTGAGACAAACACAGTCAACCCCACGTGCGTTAGCGTTTAGCGTTTTGGCTCATAAGGaacaacacatttattcaaTCAGCTCCAGTAAAAATGTTTGTGGTCAAattttctccaaaaaaaaaaatccctggaTCTGCCTCAAAATCTATAATCCTCCACAATAAAAGGGTCTTTATTTTCCCCACTGAGGAATCTCAATGCAGGACCTCTTAAAGATATTGTGCAAGCAAACGAACCGAATAATAACCCCCTGAGAGGAGTTGATCAATGTACCGGTGGCAGGTTCAACTCTGGCGAGCAGATGGCGTctaggagctgctgctgtgaaggCGACAGAGAAGCAGCGACTGCGCCCTTCGTGTTATCAGATTCAAGGGGCTCTGGGTCCTACTGAGGAGTTAGATGGCAGCAAAAGTCACAcatctgttgtataaatatacaaacaaacaaaacctgaCGCTCGTCACTCTTAGCTGAACGCGTGCGGTGCGTTTTGATGTTTGCTCTCCAAAGCGCCTCAGGAAGGCGTGCAGAAGCTGCACTTTGTACCTTCAagtgcaattttcttttttgcatttgcatttcagggtcacctccaccgaggagaAAACGTTTCCATCCGGGTTTCTCTCCGTATTAGACACGAACTGGCACGGCACGGTGGATCTGAATGAAACTCCGCAGGGaaaacgaagaagaggaggccatAACATTTGGAGTGAATGTGGATGAAGGGGTGGTGatgaggggttttttttgccatcATTTCAATCGTGAGTCGTAATCCACCTGATGGAATGTAACTAAACttgacagaaagaaagtttCTTTGTGTATCGAGAAAGATGCTGATTTTGATATTTTCCATAACTTTTTTTATTGCCATGAAAGGGTGCACGGGTGACGCGTGCACAATAGAACTACTACTGGAGCAGGATTCGAACCATCATGGGACTAGTTGTGACGACACGACTCGTGACGCGGAGCTGCTTTTGCTCCTCCGAATGCCGTTTGGTATTTTAAAGCTTGTACAGTCGCATTTCATCCCCAAACCTCTGATGATTTCCAATGGTTTGAATGCATGGTTTTCAATGCATCAAGGACCCCTGTGTGTTACGGCCGAGATTACAACGCTCCACCAACACGTGAGCATTTTTACGCACGACTGTTTCCAAACGTAAGACCTACCAGTTTGGGAATACTGGATCCTGAACGTGCAGAGTTTGCTTCCACGGTTCGAACCAGTGTATGTCTTCTCCCGCCTCACCCCAGAATGTCTCGGGCTTGTCCCTCGCCCTGGCGAAGGCTCGGCCGTACGCCGCGTCGGACGCGTAGCTCCTGCAGCGCTGCGCGTCGACATTCTTGTCGGCGCTTGCGGATGCCCGAGTTCCTGCGGCTCTTTGTGGAAGTCGTTGTTGTGCAGCTGAAACCGTCCACAGCTTCCTCCCAGTGGTCACTTTGCGCTGGGGAGACCCGGAGCGACTCAAAAGACGCCGGATGTGTTTAAATCGGACGCGCATTGTTGTTTAGACTTTAAAACTTTTACGCGCTTCTCTTTCTTCCGCACTTTCCCCCCCTTCCCTGTAAGAGTGGGGGTTGCTGGTTTTATTCCGCCTCAGTCCACGTCATCTGATTCAACGATAAGGAAGAGAGGAGCCTCCAAAGGAATGCGTTCTGGCCGCGTGTCCTTCATGCAGGAGGAGCTTTGATGACGAGGGACAGGTTTTTTGCGTAACGAAGAACACACCGGACAACAGTGTCAATAAAAGATCATTAAAATATAATGAGCAAATGAAGAAAGTGTTACAACTTTAGTCTGCACAGCTCTAAATCAAAATGTCCACGCCCAAGACAGTTCTCAGAATCAATGTTTAAAGAACACGTCTTTCTtgaagctcctcctcttcatcacaatTCTTTGTTTACCAGACACTGCATTAAATGTTCAGAATCCTCCCGGTGTAAATATCCGATCTTCTGTTCGGAATACAAATATCTAGGGGATTCCCTGATGGGCTTTTTTCCTGAGAATATTTCTGAGCTGCGTGGTCCAGCTCTGTCAGGCTGCTGTCTGTCTCCTTGGTTTGCCATTGAGGGGAGTTTATTTATTGGGGTCCTCAAAGATCATTGCAGGAACCCTGGCAGCAGATAGAACATGCTTTAAGAAGCAAACTATAGGAATAATTTGTTATTTctcactttaaaataaaaaaaagtgttagtATTCCATAAGTGAACCAATAACACTCATTGTTACCTCTCCAAAGcatggaaggaaaaaaagagaaactattccattccttttattttttatttttgcataataaTTTGCTCATAATTTGTTAGCGTAGCGAGTGACTGGACAAAAATGACACAATGGTATCCTCATGAGTCCTACCAGATCCTGCCATGAGGGAAATATTTGTCTTAAATTAAGAAAACGATATGTGATTCCTGCTGAGCCTCCTGGATGTGATGTATGGCTACTGGTTCCCCTGGTTAAGTTCAAGTTCTAAAAGGAAAGCAGACAAAACCAAGCTGGATCTTCTATGGTGATTTTCATGGATAAATTAACGTCTGCTTTAGAACATCCTAATTTACACATTTTTGCCACAAACTAATTTCCCATATTCTTAAATCATGTATGTCTTGACTTGATTGGATTTACttgccatttatttatatttcggTTCATTTCAATTGTAGTTGTAATCAAACTGTGAGTGATGCCTCCCATCTCTCTCAGGCACTAATTtacccctccacacacacacacacacacacactgatgatgcCATTACAATGGAGACACTATTGGCAGAATCATTGTTGCACTCTCTGGCATGAGACGAGCACAGAGCCATCATTAACTAATAGCTGCTTGAAAAGGCCAATCAGACGAGGCCAAAGATAGCTCATTACGGCTGCTCTATCTCACCCTCTCCTCTGATTGGATGTGATGAGTCTGGATCTTTGGAAGCTGAATTGACTCAGCTGCTCTTTAAAAACAGTTGAAGCCAAATTTCCAGAGTTTATCTGCAAATGATTGATTCCAGAGTGGtggattttcttcttctcacagAGCGTCTAAAAATTGATTTTTAATCAAGTTACTTTTGTCAGAGGGACCTGTGAATGATTTCAGTCGACATTTTCCATCACGCGGATAAATACAGCAATTGCTTTACGAATTGCCAAGGGAACACAAATCACTGGAGATAATATAATTTCATAAAGTACATTGCTGATGTAAGTCTGGGTCAAAGCAGTTTTCCTTCGGTTATTCCCTCATTTGGTGCCAATCAAAGCAGGAGATGGAGATTAAAAAGAGTTTGACAGAAACAagatttggtggtaagatagagatccctGCCCTACACGAttctgtcaaattccataaacattggtcaataaacAACCGAGATAttcaggaacaaattttgaaactccattgactgcaatcttAACAAAATACTCAAAGTGATCCGTAATCCAGGATTCCCAACATTTGCTGAAAGTGAAACCTGCGTTTTAACCCGTTGTGTCTTATTTCCAGTCGACAACGTGAAAGGATGCTGTTTCCCTGAAGGGGGCATCAGCAGCCTAATAGTTAGAACAAAAACTTGTTCTCAAGGTTAAAAAATGCCACATCTGAAAGCATGATATGTGAAAATCAATATTACAGCCTAAAGAGAGACATTTAATCCCAACATTGGATTAAATTTGCATCAAATCCCTGAAGCGCAGCGCGGCGCTGGAGAAATGAGAGAGGCTATGCTCGTGAAGCTACTTCCCGTATATAATTTTTCTGTCATCTTGCCCTTTAAAGATGTATCCTGCATGCCTCTAAAATGTTTACATGGTGATCTCCTCTTTATGTGCAGCCGCTGTTTGATGGAGCTGGGTGGGCAGCTGTGTGAAAGCAGGCggccacatcaaacacactATTACatcaatgcatttgttttatgtgGTTTCATCTTTTTCATCCTGTGCGACATGGTAGTAGATCAAAGTTAATGCTGCTCAGGGATTACAGCCAATGGATGTCAAAATGCATTACTCGACAATACCTATCTTTCTATAAGTACAAATTGATCCATCCTCATTTGGACATGTGTGTTCATCTAGCAAATTTATTCTGCTCTCCTCAGGTCATAGAGTCATGACTTTCAGTAATTTCTTAGGAGAAATCGAATGTAAGATGTTTTATAGACCCCATGAATCTATTATCGGGTCCAAAAATAGGCCAACATAAAAAAGACTTGCTGTTTTTCAGCGTGGTTTTAGGGTGGGCTATTAAATGTCCTTTTCCAAGAAAGGTAAATATCCAATTGAGGATCGTGTTTATTAAATTGTTTTAGATATTGATATAGGGATTCCTGCCGACAACTTAAACACCAACAAATGCAATGAGcgttaatttaaaacaaacatggatGCAGCCGTCTCAGTTTGTTCTGTTTACGTGGCCTCTTGCATCTCCTTCTGTGGGAGAAATCAATTTGCGCACTGCTTACAAGCTTTAAAAGCACTGCAGAGTAATCCCACCtattaaaaaaagcagaacTGTATTGCAGCCCCATATGGATGAAAGCCTGTAATCTCCCTGTGCCCTCTTTCCGTGGGCTCTCTAAGCCCTGCACCCTCGCCATCCTTCCTTCCAGCCCACCACTTGCCACCGGTTTTGCATCTGCATGCAAGCTGGGTGGGACCGTCGGTGGCTCGGATTCACCAGCGCATATGGGCTGTATACGATTAGCCTCCGAAAGGGTTTCAATCAAAAACAGCACATGAAAGAATTCTGCCTGAAATGCTTTGCCAAAAAGATATGAGGAAAATTAAGTTCAtcaaattagcatttttaaatgcttaCTTTGGGCATAGTCCATGTCATCAGATTTAAAGCAAAGTGAGGTTATAAGTGAGATAAGTGCTTTCCAAATGCACTTAGGCTAAGAGGAGACATATTTGCCAGATTGAAATGATACTCTGGATATTTGGATCATGATGCATTCCTGCTTGCAGCCTGCATCTGTCACAGTGACGTCAtcctgccctccccccccccaccccgcctaAACTACAGATTTGCTGCTTGTTTTGGTAGGGCACCGTTTATGTCAAGTGCAATGACTGGCCACGTATGAGCTATGCTACAGGGAACATTAGGCAGCAGATCTACAACAAATGTAGAGAGCCAGTGGTTTGACGCTCGGAAAAGAAAATGACGATTAATCCTTGAGCCCTTCAACAACGGTTCACTGACTGCAATCATTCAGCCCTTATCAGGCATCGTGCAACGCGTGCAGTCAAGAGAGGAGCGAGCGGGGGCGCATCACAATAAACCTTAATGGCAATGGTTGCAATCAGCTGATCTCTGAAGTGCAATGGATGAGTGGATTGTACATGGCTAAGCATATATGCAGGCGGCCACGGCTACACACAGTCAGAAATTCAGCCCTTCTGCGAGTCATATATGCAGGAATGAATGCCTGATTTCTGACTTCTTCATTCATCCAGTGATGGTTTATAGTTCATATATGGACAAACGTATGTGGCTGTCTTGGTCTcgcatttaaaatacattttagacaATGGTGCCCTCCAGATTTTGTTCTAGTATTTATCCCTACAGTTTTGCAGTGTCTTTGTTCACAGTTGGTTACATCTTTGTATTTCTTGGAGTATTTATTATATACTTTGGAGAAGACTCGTAAAAGGAGTGTATCCAATAACTAATTTTGCTTTAAAGACATTAAATCCATTAATCAGCCATTAAATCTTACAGGGATGCTGAAGACAgagaagcgccccccccccacccagaaaAGCTCATGGGGTTCGAAGCAGGTAAAGACGTGTGGCCGCAATGCTCTGGattcaaaattatatttttgtcgGATATTTTTATAGACCCCGTCTCGGATAGGTTTATATCCGAGACAATACTGGATCCAGAGTCTTTTACGCAGCAACTGCTTTATCGTAGAACGATTACGGGTGCTGCTCAATCAATGCCAGGTGATGAGAGACGAGGATGGAAGTAAATTAATCCCCCTCCCAACCACTCCCAAAGCACCCtcccccttctccctctccctctccctctccctctcctgctccctctctcccctccctgtGATGCTGCAGCTCCCGTAGTCTCTCCTCCAGTCTCTAGTAAACAGCAGTCATGGCGACAGTGGTCCAACCGCTCTCTCTGGATCGAGGTAAGGCGCACGGAGCTTTGTAAATCTCTTGCATGACGTTAGAGGGTTTCTCTTTTGGGAAAACTCCGCCAAGGAACTGGCAACCGTTGCAGACCCGGGTGTTTGTTCCGATTTCCCCACCGGTTGTCTTTTTCTGGTTGTAATATCAATACAAAATGCtgagagctaaaaaaaaataaaaaatctgttcTGTGCGTGCGTTTACAGACAGATGGAGCggtgttttttgggggtttttttcatTCACGGCTACGTTCACTATCATCTCTGACAACGCGTAGTGTTTATTCCCATGTATCATGTTGTAACCTCATCGGTAATATTATCCTGTCAGAAAAaacatagaaaataaataatcactTCATTTGCAAAAAGAAATCCGTTATTGAAATCTACTTCATTGGTGAGGAGACAACTTTTGAATCTGATTTGTGCTGGTGCCATCCGGGCAATGAGTTGATTACAGTTAGTCTTTTTGTAGTTGTTGAAACAGTGATGGCAACAAATTACAATTAAAGTCTTGTGCTATTTTGTGACGACATCATCCACCCGGCTTCACTAATGTGTGTTTACCAAGTGCTGAAATAGCATTTAATTGCAGGCCATGTGacttaaacacacatttgtgtctCCCCTGACCTCATTCATAAAGGCGGTAAATGCCTCCTAGGATGGaacatttgtttgcttgttcAATTTCTCTActtgatacaaaaaaaacaacaacccaaaaATAGGACAGTGCAGAAAATTATTTATAAACACACTCATTTTGGTAATATAATAGGATTATGTTTTATGGGTACGTGTGCTATAGGACGCACAAACTCATGATTAATTCATATTCTTTCTTCTTAAAAGTTGCCCGATATTGCATTTAGCTCAAACACATATCCCTCGTGAAATGTAATACTATTGCACGAGCCTTGCATATAGGAAATGGCTGCAGTCAGATATTGAGTCAGGAGGCACTTTGCTATTTCCTCTCTGCCATGCAAAGCTATAGCATCCTCAGGGCCTTCCaatcaacaggaagtgacctggGTTTAGACCTCGTGCAGGGAATCCGTCAGATATTCGTTCATTTTGTGGTAGTAACGAGCCACGACTGAACCTTTTCTACAAAATAAGGCGCTAATTGTTCTGTCCCTGTTCTCCATTGCAATTTATCCTTTGCTAAAGTCCAGCTTTTCTGGGCGTCTTCACCAATCAACAGTCTGCTGGGTGCGGAAGCGCTGTGCCGCGCATAGTTAATGAAACGAGTGTATCGCACCAGACACACAGATGAGCAATGCAACACACTTTTCCATGGGCTCAGCTTTATTAATAAACCGGCTTGTAAACACtgaagcttgtttttttttccattttggtAAAATGTCAGCGTTTAGCCTTATCTGATCTTAAGTTATTTACCAGGATGGAGAATCAAGATGTGACCTCAGTCTGTATGATGAGGGCGGGGGGGTTGATTCAAATTCACATGCTGAGGCAGCGTCTGGCGGCAGTAAAGGCAATGCGTGGTAGTAATGATCGTGTGACACGGGGGCAGGGAGGTAACATTACAGGCTCTCTTTCTTCAGCCGCCGCTTTAACTGCTAATGAAAAGTCTCGGTTTATGTTGGGGGGGGTATGCTTTAGCTGCTGAGGGTGCTTCGTATGTCAGATATAAACGAGGGAGGGGACAGCAGAGATGCTCATTTCTAGAGCTCCCACTTGGCTCAGTGGGTCACAGCAGGATGAATGGATGTTACGTCACTGGCTTTTCGGTTGCTGTCAGAGGAAATGACTGCGTTTAAGCCAGCAACAGCCTCCTATCAAGAACAAGGGACTCCTGAGTGAGTCATTAAAAGCAGGGTCTGCTTTCACTGAAGAGTGTTCCATTTAGCTCATTGGTTTGAGTGAAAtggaaatgcatgcatgcaaataGACGTTAGCCGTTAACGTTTAATGCGTtgaaatgtctaaaaatgaCTTTGCCTTTTGTCGAAGCGTCCCACGTTAATGTTCAGAAATGGAGAAACTTCATTCAGTGGTCGTCTTGTTATACTGCCGACAAAATTAGACAGAAGACAAGAGAGAAAATCTATTcatcaggaagcagcggcgTCTGACATGGCAACCACCACGTTGTCAACAAGTTAACCCTAACAAGACTAAACCATAGATAAGTTTTTGCAAGACTGCAATCTGGTCTGCAGCTGTTGAGGTTTCAGTGCATGAACATCGCTTAAAGATCTTCACTTTGTGCAAAACTTGAGTAAATCCTGTTCTTGTTTCATTGCATAGCAGGTTCATTGAATTGTCCAGACCTTAGTCCCATCATATGCTCCTAGAGACACACCACTGATTTTAAAGGATGAACGGACCGCTGACACGTCGGCAACAGTTAGAGCTGGTTGTATCTCAACCCACGGCTGTTTAATACAGAAACAGTTCTTAGAGTAATTGTCATGGCGGAATGCGATCCACTAATTtgagaggatgaaggagacACTTTAGCACAATGTTTCCAAGCCTCTTCTTTCACCTCAGGCTCCTGCAGgagccatcgggggggggggggggggggtgcagaatcGCAGTAGGGCAATCTACAATGAAAACCAGAGGATCTTCAAGTTTTGGAGATTTAATTGAAAATGCATCAAGGAAAATGAACTTGTTTATTTACGTCAAAATGAAACTTCCAAGCCCCGAACATGAATAACGCTCTGACACTTCAAAATTGACTAATTATACCAGAAAACTGGAGCGCTGCCCAGTGAGAAGACATCCACCCCACAACAACGCTGTCGAGCCCTGTCGAGTGCTGAAGCCTTCATTACTTGTCAGCGTGGCTTTGTTCAGCCCTGTGCCTT
This portion of the Brachionichthys hirsutus isolate HB-005 chromosome 22, CSIRO-AGI_Bhir_v1, whole genome shotgun sequence genome encodes:
- the acss3 gene encoding acyl-CoA synthetase short-chain family member 3, mitochondrial encodes the protein MRVRFKHIRRLLSRSGSPQRKVTTGRKLWTVSAAQQRLPQRAAGTRASASADKNVDAQRCRSYASDAAYGRAFARARDKPETFWGEAGEDIHWFEPWKQTLHVQDPVFPNWFVGGKTNMCYNAVDRHVESGRGEQPAVIYDSPVTGTKRLITFRELQHQVSRLAGVLVKNGVRKGDLVVIYMPMVPQAMFAMLACARIGAPHSLIFGGFASKELSVRIDHAKPKLMVTASFGIEPGGRVEYIPLVEKALELSSHRPSKVLIYNRPHMDKVSMNPELSLDWEEEMASAQPHDCVPVPSNHPLYVLYTSGTTGTPKGVVRDTAGYAVMLKWTMSNIYGLRPGDVWWAASDLGWVVGHSYICYAPLLHGNSTVLYEGKPVGTPDPGAFFRVMSENGVSSMFTAPTAIRAIRQQDPHAECGKKYPLSR